A stretch of Anas acuta chromosome 3, bAnaAcu1.1, whole genome shotgun sequence DNA encodes these proteins:
- the LOC137852922 gene encoding LOW QUALITY PROTEIN: ubiquitin carboxyl-terminal hydrolase 42-like (The sequence of the model RefSeq protein was modified relative to this genomic sequence to represent the inferred CDS: deleted 1 base in 1 codon; substituted 1 base at 1 genomic stop codon), protein MSTMTVVKKPKSSKSKKPSSRRSGKSKKPSTKILMSRTANWGQIPPAEDSSQVSVAQGRGGAIYCRSSEKSKAFAPRDLIVNDGIAPPQSILFPPEKICMDWQETQSVGVGLYNLGNTCFLNATLQCLTYTPPLANYMLSLEHGQSCREQDFCMMCTMETHINQALRCTVDAIEPTHVISNLSRIGQHFRFGSQEDAHEFLRYTVDAMQEACLNGSTELDRSSQATTIIHQIFGGFLRSRVKCLNCKAVSDTYEAFLDITLDIKAVSSVTRALELFVKPEELGGENCYKCSECKKMVPASKRFTIHRSSKVLTISLKRFADFTGGKINKEVKYPEYLDLRAYMSQSMGEPVLYALYAVLVHHGVSCHSGHYICYVKAGNGLWYQMNDAKVVRTDIKRVLGQQAYILFYIRRYDLTLGERAFYLPAPSYPCSFPPGQQGANSKQAGFMGPRLLPHMVKIQNSSRLNGNGSIKEDAKTTGVTLKRPSSAPPMACVQNQTITRPSITDPSRKQKITTSIHNKLPARRTVSQPDCLSSAAEDEDLYQAVPSSTITNSMPGAMPSVNREVITESLTASQLNSLSEETSVADPPKSTGKDEYLAQYQCDDGGDKEKPRRSKERDLISNENVLYGKETSEPGEKLRQTSSLKCDTECSSKKLSSSAIAERCQGRKNKTKNTEKEHYQSKREHAPSEEKESQKAGPSSKRRCSQSVEVVERKHHKQEHWEGSRCRSFPGERNSPENGRRAVKYSKYRSGSGGRSEQGSNRYYRSKGERSWSKERYYRDEARRWERCSYSNDYYSPHATGDSRERKFSHGDAAFDKWTATYYGRSHKHYHYKSGWPHGSLLRDEDVRRFSTPRGDLHCCSLSQQHSGRHSPERHALPPVSAHLENCRQKNETEGNRKRKYTHAEGSESEIERKDRKIEKELLGGEKMQKYHKFXKKKKSKDKHGEKDSKLHDLCFCVLHFDNANRKRKTRRKRRRKRRKKRNSRKVKGSLEHLDPRFRKVTREKKEESHPPDGSSCEQCRSESSKQPHKEGKPSSAGESKKYSSVSSNECIKVSRTLRNPLGRMNTSHSTNVMTVETRRNQEDQKNVTSFLMKMFCTAKRLLSLVRNCGKLPLSSVTLNVALKSFPPQLLQRDAKVERTRLKTLRKSITKARGNMLLVKRRRVKKQVLPAREGST, encoded by the exons ATGTCAACAATGACCGTAGTTAAGAAGCCCAAATCTTCAAAGTCTAAAAAGCCCTCTTCAAGGCGGTCTGGCAAATCCAAGAAACCAAGTACTAAAATACTGATGTCACGCACCGCAAACTGGGGCCAGATACCGCCTGCAGAAGATTCAAGCCAAGTCTCTGTGGCCCAAGGACGTGGAGGTGCTATTTACTGTAGATCATCTGAAAAATCTAAGGCTTTTGCCCCAAGAGATCTAA TCGTTAATGATGGAATTGCTCCGCCACAGAGCATTCTTTTTCCACCTGAGAAGATTTGTATGGATTGGCAAGAAACACAAAGTGTTGGAGTTGGCCTGTACAATCTTGGCAACACATGTTTTCTTAATGCTACTCTACAGTGTTTGACCTACACACCCCCACTTGCCAATTACATGCTTTCTCTCGAGCACGGCCAGTCAT GTCGTGAACAAGATTTTTGCATGATGTGCACAATGGAGACTCACATTAACCAGGCCCTGCGTTGCACTGTTGATGCCATCGAGCCTACGCATGTTATCAGTAATCTCAGTC GAATAGGACAACATTTCCGTTTTGGCAGTCAAGAAGACGCACACGAGTTCTTGCGCTATACTGTTGATGCTATGCAGGAAGCGTGCTTGAATGGAAGCACCGA attGGACAGATCTTCTCAAGCTACCACCATCATTCATCAAATATTTGGAGGATTTCTAAGATCGAgag TGAAGTGCTTGAATTGCAAAGCAGTTTCGGATACGTATGAGGCATTTCTTGATATCACTTTGGATATAAAG GCGGTTTCATCTGTTACCAGAGCTCTGGAACTCTTTGTGAAACCTGAAGAGCTGGGTGGAGAGAATTGCTATAAATGTAGCGA gTGTAAAAAGATGGTTCCTGCATCCAAGAGATTTACCATACACCGTTCTTCCAAGGTTCTCACAATATCACTGAAAAGATTTGCAGATTTCACAGGTGGAAAGATCAACAAG GAGGTGAAATATCCGGAGTATTTGGACCTGAGAGCCTACATGTCACAGTCAATGGGAGAACCAGTTCTCTATGCCTTATACGCGGTGCTGGTACATCACGGTGTCAGCTGTCACTCAGGACACTATATATGCTATGTAAAG GCTGGTAATGGACTTTGGTATCAGATGAATGATGCTAAAGTAGTCCGTACTGACATTAAGAGAGTTCTTGGTCAGCAAGCTTACATACTTTTTTATATCAG GCGCTATGATTTGACACTTGGAGAACGTGCGTTTTACTTGCCAGCACCATCTTATCCCTGTTCATTCCCTCCTGGTCAGCAGGGGGCTAATAGTAAGCAGGCTGGATTTATGGGACCACGACTTCTTCCTCACATGGTTAAG atacagaattcaAGCCGTTTAAATGGAAATGGATCCATAAAAGAGGACGCAAAGACCACTGGTGTCACCCTAAAAAGGCCATCTTCAGCACCACCGATGGCCTGTGTTCAAAACCAGACAATTACCAGGCCTTCAATTACTGATCcgtcaagaaaacagaagatcaCCACCAGTATTCACAATAAATTGCCTGCTCGTCGGACTGTGTCACAGCCTGACTGTCTTAGCAGTGCTGCGGAGGATGAAGATCTCTACCAGGCTGTTCCTTCATCCACAATTACAAATTCG ATGCCTGGAGCTATGCCTTCAGTCAATCGAGAAGTCATCACGGAGTCCCTCACAGCCAGCCAGCTGAACAGCTTGTCAGAGGAAACGAG tgtcgcGGACCCTCCGAAATCTACTGGGAAGGATGAATACCTCGCACAGTACCAATGTGATGACggtggagacaaggagaaaccaagaagatcaaaagaacgtgacctcatttctaatgaaaatgttttgtacggcaaagagacttctgagcctggtgagaaattgcggcaaacttcctctctcaagtgtgacactgaatgtagctctaaaaagctttcctcctcagctatTGCAGAGAGATGCCAAGGTAGAAAGAACAAgactaaaaacactgagaaagagcattaccaaagcaagagggaacatgctcctagtgaagagaaggagagtcaaaaagcaggtcCTTCCAGCAAGAGGAGGTGTTCTCAGAGCGTGGAAGTTGTTGAGCGAAAGCATCACaagcaggagcactgggagggaagcaggtgCAGATCTTTCCCTGGTGAAAGAAACAGCCCTgagaatggcagaagagcagTCAAATATTCAAAGTACAGATCTGGCAGCGGAGGAAGATCAGAACAAGGTAGCAATAGATATTACCGatccaaaggggaaagaagttgGAGCAAAGAAAGATACTATCGAGATGAAGCACGGAGATGGGAAAGATGTAGCTATTCCAATGATTACTATTCACCTCATGCGACAGGAGACAGTAGAGAGAGAAAGTTCTCTCACGGCGATGCAGCCTTTGACAAATGGACTGCAACTTACTACGGCAGGTCACATAAGCATTATCATTACAAAAGTGGATGGCCTCACGGTTCCCTCTTGAGAGATGAAGATGTACGTCGCTTTAGCACACCCCGAGGAGACTTGCATTGTTGCTCGTTATCTCAGCAACATTCTGGAAGACATTCTCCTGAAAGACACGCGCTTCCACCTGTGTCAGCTCATTTGGAGAACTGTcgccagaaaaatgaaacagaaggaaacagaaaaagaaaatacacccATGCAGAAGGTAgtgaaagtgaaatagaaaggaaagacagaaagatagaaaaggagcttttaggtggtgaa aaaatgcaaaaatatcacaagttctagaagaaaaagaagtctaagGATAAACATGGAGAGAAGGATTCCAA acttcacgatttgtgtttctgtgtgctCCACTTTGACAATGCCAATCGCAAGcgtaaaacaagaagaaaaaggagaagaaaaagaagaaaaaagagaaacagcaggaaagTGAAAGGCTCCTTGGAACACTTAGATCCTCGTTTCCGGAAGGTAACgcgggagaagaaggaagaatccCATCCTCCAGATGGCTCTTCATGTGAGCAATGCAGAAGTGAGAGCAGTAAACAACCTCACAAGGAAGGGAAGCCTTCCAGTGCAGGcgaaagcaagaaatacagctCCGTCTCATCCAACGAGTGTATTAAAG tgtcgcGGACCCTCCGAAATCCACTGGGAAGGATGAATACCTCGCACAGTACCAATGTGATGACggtggagacaaggagaaaccaagaagatcaaaagaacgtgacctcatttctaatgaaaatgttttgtacggcaaagagacttctgagcctggtgagaaattgcggcaaacttcctctctcaagtgtgacactgaatgtagctctaaaaagctttcctcctcagctattgcagagagatgccaaggtagaaaggacaagactaaaaacactgagaaagagcattaccaaagcaagagggaacatgctcctagtgaagagaaggagagtcaaaaagcaggtcCTTCCAGCAAGAGAAGGATCAACTTGA